The genomic stretch TGCGGAAGCTGAACCTTCGCTGGAAAAAGATCTCTGCAATTTTTATTTCCCATACCCATGCGGACCATGTTACCGGTTTGCCGGGCATTTTAATGCTTTCATCTCAGGTCGACCGTGATGAACCTCTTTATATCTACGGACCTCCCAGAATCCGGGAATATGTGGAGGCTAATCGTCGGGTGCTGGATATGTATATAAATTACGAAATAAAGGTCTGCGAGTTCACCGAAGGCGGAAAGGTGTTTGCGGGCAAGGACTTTTCGGTTGCAAGTTTTCCACTGGAACATACAAAACCCTGTTTTGGCTATACTCTGGAAGAAGCCCCGCGGCCCGGGATCTTTTATCCCGAAAAGGCCCGGGAGCTTGGGGTTCCTGTAGGACCGCTCTGGGCAACCCTGCAGGAGGGAAACCCGGTCCGTAATATACAAGGTGACCTGGTTAATCCTTCCCAGGTAATGGGTGCCCCCCGAAAAGGGCGTAAATTCAGTTACATGACAGATACTGTATACCGTGACGATATTGCTGCCCGGGTTTCTGATTCCGATCTGCTGATCTGCGAAGGTATGTTTGCCTCGGATCTGGAAGAGAGTGCCCGGG from Marispirochaeta sp. encodes the following:
- a CDS encoding ribonuclease Z is translated as MNLEAFILGSGGMMPLPSRHLTSVLLRKDGDLLLFDCGEGTQVSLRKLNLRWKKISAIFISHTHADHVTGLPGILMLSSQVDRDEPLYIYGPPRIREYVEANRRVLDMYINYEIKVCEFTEGGKVFAGKDFSVASFPLEHTKPCFGYTLEEAPRPGIFYPEKARELGVPVGPLWATLQEGNPVRNIQGDLVNPSQVMGAPRKGRKFSYMTDTVYRDDIAARVSDSDLLICEGMFASDLEESAREKKHLTAAQAATIARDAGGVKRLGLIHYSPRYGKRELRKLKEEAREIFPESFLTRDQQILEIPNED